In one window of Ruminococcus albus AD2013 DNA:
- a CDS encoding aldo/keto reductase family protein, which produces MIYRETYTLSNGNTIPKIALGTWQTSDEDAERVVKYALDIGYLHIDTAIAYGNEVGVGKGMKASGKKRESYFITSKLPAEIKSYDEAVRHINESLERMVTPYIDLMLIHWPRPWCGDPNKTYNEENLAVWKAFEGAYEAGKLKAIGVSNFSVEDLQNLLDNAKIKPMVNQIRVHIGHVPHDLIEFCKVNDILVESYSPNATGRLSAKKEITDMAAKYEVPVSQLANRFDLQLGTLPLPKSVHEEYIKQNTELDFVISDEDMKALLEIKE; this is translated from the coding sequence ATGATATACCGCGAAACATACACCCTGTCAAACGGAAATACCATACCTAAAATAGCACTTGGCACATGGCAGACTTCTGATGAGGATGCTGAAAGAGTTGTTAAATATGCGCTTGATATTGGCTATCTTCATATCGACACCGCTATCGCTTACGGCAACGAAGTCGGTGTGGGCAAGGGCATGAAAGCAAGCGGTAAGAAGCGCGAAAGCTATTTTATTACATCAAAACTCCCTGCTGAGATAAAATCCTACGACGAAGCAGTAAGGCATATCAACGAGTCTCTTGAAAGAATGGTCACACCTTATATCGACCTGATGCTAATACACTGGCCGAGACCCTGGTGCGGCGATCCGAACAAGACATATAACGAAGAAAATCTCGCTGTGTGGAAAGCTTTTGAAGGAGCTTACGAAGCGGGAAAACTCAAAGCTATCGGTGTATCGAACTTCTCTGTTGAAGACCTGCAAAATCTCTTAGACAATGCTAAGATAAAACCTATGGTCAACCAGATAAGAGTTCATATAGGTCATGTGCCGCATGACCTTATAGAGTTCTGCAAGGTTAATGATATTCTGGTCGAAAGCTACTCCCCAAATGCAACAGGCAGACTTTCAGCAAAGAAAGAGATCACCGATATGGCTGCAAAATACGAAGTTCCCGTTTCACAGCTGGCTAACCGTTTCGATCTTCAGCTGGGCACTCTGCCACTGCCGAAATCGGTACATGAGGAATACATCAAGCAGAATACCGAGCTTGATTTTGTCATCAGCGATGAGGATATGAAGGCACTGCTTGAAATAAAAGAATAG
- a CDS encoding Crp/Fnr family transcriptional regulator, with translation MFESVYKKVFPFWDDLSDNDRSFICENSYKKTFAKGTNLHSGSDCSGAFFVCSGSLRAYILSEDGKDVTLYRLHKGDMCMLSASCVLQTITFDVAVDAEEDSECIVLSGTAFKQMSEKYPAIRIFALETAVSRFSDVMWVMQQILFMSMDKRLAIFLHDESARTSSDTISLTQEQIAKYIGSAREVVSRMLKYFVSEGIVEVSRKGVRILDKERLRKLAL, from the coding sequence ATGTTTGAAAGTGTTTACAAGAAAGTTTTCCCTTTCTGGGATGATTTATCCGATAATGACCGCAGTTTTATCTGTGAAAATTCGTATAAAAAGACATTTGCAAAAGGAACAAATCTCCACAGTGGCAGCGACTGCTCGGGAGCATTCTTTGTCTGTTCGGGAAGTCTGCGTGCATACATTCTATCAGAGGACGGCAAGGACGTAACCCTCTACCGTCTTCACAAAGGGGATATGTGTATGCTGTCAGCTTCCTGTGTTTTACAGACCATCACATTCGATGTGGCTGTTGATGCCGAAGAGGACAGCGAATGTATCGTCCTCAGCGGCACAGCATTCAAGCAAATGTCGGAAAAATATCCCGCTATCCGCATATTCGCCCTCGAGACTGCTGTATCCCGCTTTTCCGATGTTATGTGGGTAATGCAGCAGATACTTTTCATGAGTATGGACAAACGTCTTGCCATATTTCTCCACGATGAATCAGCAAGAACTTCCTCAGATACTATCTCTCTCACTCAGGAGCAGATCGCAAAGTATATCGGCTCTGCCCGTGAGGTAGTTTCACGTATGCTCAAATACTTTGTATCTGAGGGAATTGTCGAAGTATCTCGAAAGGGCGTGCGTATCCTTGATAAAGAACGTCTGCGAAAGTTAGCCCTTTAA
- the trxA gene encoding thioredoxin: MAVINVTKENFADIVNSAKPVLLDFYATWCGPCKMVSPIVEQIADENSEFTVGKIDVDEQPELAAQFGVISIPTLVVMKNGRVTAQEVGFRPKPVILDMLKG; the protein is encoded by the coding sequence ATGGCAGTAATTAATGTAACAAAGGAAAATTTCGCTGATATCGTAAACAGTGCAAAGCCTGTTCTTCTGGATTTTTACGCAACATGGTGCGGACCGTGCAAGATGGTATCGCCGATTGTAGAACAGATCGCGGATGAAAATTCGGAATTCACCGTGGGCAAGATCGATGTTGATGAACAGCCTGAGCTTGCAGCGCAGTTCGGTGTTATCAGTATACCGACTCTTGTTGTTATGAAAAACGGCAGAGTTACCGCACAGGAAGTTGGTTTCAGACCAAAGCCCGTTATACTCGATATGTTAAAGGGCTAA
- a CDS encoding FAD-dependent oxidoreductase — MKTVIIGGVAGGASAAARLRRLNEQDEIIIIERGEFISFANCGLPYYIGGKIADRKMLTLQTPESFNRRFNIDVRIRNEAVEIDPGAHIVKIRNVDSGETYEESYDRLILSPGAEPIRPNIKGIDLPNVFTLRNIPDTMKIMDFIKTEKPKKVVIAGGGYIGVEMAENLVDAGLEVSVVELADHLIAPLDLDMAADVHQYIRSRGIGLYLDNGVKEITENRVILQKGNIDADMVIMSVGVTPETILAKDCGMEVNSRGSIIVNSHMQTSIPDIYAVGDAVEVRDFVTGRGVFIPLAGPANKQGRIAADNIAGIPSEYKGTQGSSVLKLFDMTIAVTGLNEKRAKESGIEFDKTYTYSASHASYYPGAENMSVKVLWEKNTHKLIGAQIVGFDGVDKRMDVLAAAIRFGAKVTDLKELELCYAPPFGSAKDPVNMVGFVAENIINGTVKQFFWHDVGSLPRDGSVTLLDVRTKTEVARGMIDGFINIPLDSLRGNLDSIPKDRPVYVHCHSGLRSYIACRILSGNGYDCYNLAGGWRLYSSVISSQKVKDYICTEDK; from the coding sequence ATGAAAACTGTAATTATTGGCGGCGTTGCGGGCGGTGCTTCCGCAGCCGCAAGACTTCGCCGTCTGAACGAACAAGACGAAATAATAATTATTGAGCGTGGAGAATTTATCTCCTTTGCGAACTGCGGTCTTCCTTATTATATAGGAGGAAAGATCGCCGACAGAAAAATGCTGACTCTGCAGACTCCCGAGAGTTTTAACAGGCGTTTCAATATTGATGTCCGTATCAGAAACGAAGCAGTGGAGATCGATCCCGGGGCACATATTGTGAAGATACGCAATGTTGATTCTGGAGAGACTTACGAGGAAAGCTACGACAGGCTGATACTTTCTCCGGGTGCTGAGCCTATACGTCCAAATATCAAAGGCATTGATCTGCCCAATGTTTTCACCCTGCGGAATATTCCGGATACTATGAAGATAATGGATTTTATCAAAACCGAAAAGCCGAAGAAAGTAGTTATCGCAGGCGGTGGATATATCGGAGTTGAAATGGCTGAAAACCTTGTTGATGCAGGGTTGGAAGTTTCTGTGGTCGAGCTTGCAGATCACCTTATCGCGCCCCTTGATCTTGATATGGCGGCTGACGTTCATCAGTATATCAGAAGCCGAGGGATAGGGCTTTATTTGGATAATGGCGTAAAAGAGATCACCGAAAACCGAGTGATTCTTCAGAAGGGTAATATCGATGCTGATATGGTGATAATGTCTGTGGGTGTAACCCCAGAGACGATACTTGCAAAAGACTGCGGAATGGAAGTCAACAGCAGGGGAAGCATCATTGTAAACAGCCATATGCAGACAAGCATTCCAGATATTTATGCTGTGGGTGATGCAGTGGAAGTTCGTGATTTCGTGACGGGCAGGGGAGTCTTCATTCCACTTGCGGGACCTGCCAATAAGCAGGGACGCATTGCAGCTGATAACATTGCGGGCATACCATCGGAATACAAAGGAACGCAGGGTTCATCAGTGCTTAAGCTGTTTGATATGACCATCGCTGTTACGGGACTAAACGAAAAGCGTGCAAAAGAATCAGGCATCGAATTTGATAAGACCTACACCTATTCGGCATCTCACGCAAGTTACTATCCCGGTGCGGAGAACATGTCTGTTAAGGTGCTGTGGGAGAAGAATACACACAAGCTGATAGGTGCGCAGATAGTGGGCTTTGATGGTGTTGACAAGCGCATGGATGTTCTTGCTGCGGCGATTCGTTTCGGCGCAAAAGTTACTGATCTTAAAGAACTGGAACTCTGCTATGCGCCGCCCTTCGGAAGTGCGAAAGACCCTGTGAATATGGTTGGTTTCGTTGCAGAAAATATCATAAACGGTACAGTGAAGCAGTTCTTCTGGCATGATGTTGGATCCCTGCCTCGTGACGGAAGTGTCACTCTGCTTGATGTTCGTACCAAGACCGAAGTCGCACGAGGAATGATAGACGGATTTATAAATATCCCGCTGGATTCTCTCCGTGGAAATCTTGATTCTATCCCGAAAGACAGACCGGTGTATGTACATTGCCACAGCGGTCTGCGCAGTTATATCGCTTGTCGGATTTTGTCAGGCAACGGGTACGACTGCTATAACCTTGCAGGGGGCTGGAGGCTTTACAGCTCGGTTATCAGCTCTCAGAAGGTTAAGGACTATATTTGCACCGAAGATAAATAA
- a CDS encoding TraB/GumN family protein codes for MKNKTLIAAIAFVMAFSCASCGKKEDDSSKADSKAKETPVDTVVTSDEDITETTPEETVETTDQETVENQFGTTADINDFIDTKEIDPPMWKVTDPESGNSMYLLGTIHVLPADVSDYPSDLMDIYNSCDSIAVEYDVTALQNDINAQMEYVKGMTYSDGTTVKDHISEDTYNKAKDYFTKIGAYSEMLDQYTAGYWINQLNTVMLLRLENLELSGTDAYFIGKAQEDGKEVINIEDISMQTEALTAYTDEYADYTIKDLIDDIDDIDGFAEDFGDLFDKWAKGDGEIASETEEDIAEIPEDLLDDHDAYNKALLENRNQYMADKASEYIKAGKNCLFMVGAAHYSGDNGVDNLLEKMGFTVEKIG; via the coding sequence ATGAAAAACAAGACTCTCATAGCAGCAATTGCTTTTGTGATGGCATTTTCATGTGCATCATGCGGAAAAAAGGAAGATGATTCTTCAAAGGCTGATTCCAAAGCAAAGGAAACTCCTGTTGATACTGTGGTAACAAGTGATGAAGATATCACCGAAACTACCCCTGAGGAAACAGTTGAGACTACCGATCAGGAAACTGTTGAAAATCAATTCGGTACTACAGCTGATATCAATGACTTCATTGATACTAAGGAGATCGACCCACCCATGTGGAAAGTTACCGATCCCGAAAGCGGTAATTCAATGTACCTTTTAGGTACTATTCATGTTTTGCCTGCGGATGTTTCCGATTATCCTTCAGATCTGATGGATATTTACAACAGCTGTGATTCTATCGCAGTTGAGTATGATGTAACTGCTTTGCAGAATGATATCAACGCTCAGATGGAGTATGTAAAGGGCATGACATATTCTGACGGAACTACTGTTAAGGATCATATTTCCGAGGATACCTACAACAAGGCAAAGGATTATTTCACAAAGATAGGTGCATACAGTGAGATGCTTGATCAGTACACTGCAGGTTACTGGATAAACCAGCTGAACACTGTAATGCTTCTGCGTCTTGAAAATCTTGAACTTTCAGGAACAGATGCATATTTCATAGGCAAGGCACAGGAAGACGGCAAGGAAGTTATCAATATCGAAGATATATCCATGCAGACAGAAGCTCTCACCGCTTATACAGATGAATATGCTGATTATACCATCAAAGATCTGATCGATGATATCGACGATATAGACGGATTTGCAGAGGATTTCGGCGACCTCTTTGATAAGTGGGCTAAGGGCGACGGCGAGATAGCAAGCGAGACTGAAGAGGATATTGCTGAGATACCCGAAGATCTGCTGGATGACCATGATGCTTATAACAAGGCACTGCTTGAGAATCGCAATCAGTATATGGCTGATAAGGCATCGGAATATATCAAGGCTGGCAAGAACTGCCTGTTCATGGTAGGCGCTGCTCACTATTCCGGTGATAACGGTGTTGACAATCTTCTTGAAAAAATGGGCTTTACTGTTGAAAAGATCGGCTGA
- a CDS encoding IS1182 family transposase codes for MRNCQVRLNMNYEIYIEESSPVRVLSNVIDEIYQKEEYTIVSKWNGAIPEDIMMKILIYGYMNDSFSSRKIEQLCKRDIHFMWLLDGFGAPDHSTISRFRQKMGEQIERVFYAVVKYLLNMKEISGKNLFIDGTKIEANANRYTFVWKKSVSKNEQKLRVKLPEILDEINYAYGVRFPENTPVSDMIGTLSSLMIKFGIERVYGKGHHKSSYQKALEKLEGYRDKMAQYDYYNSLFDGRNSFSKTDTDATFMHMKEDHMRNGQLKPGYNIQAAVEGEYIVGIDVSSERSDVNTLIPFLSKLNDLELFVLKNIICDAGYESEENYLYIRSHNMTSYIKPVNYEQSKKRNYRTKYGRPENMEYHEMGDIFVCKAGRILWRVGTKHEKSKTGFVSEKAMYRCESCEGCPYKQNCTKAKGNKTLSISHKFKELRTESLENITTEFGKQLRMNRSIQAEGVFGVLKQDHGFRRFLCRGKNNIRTEFLLLGLAYNIKKHFAKISENRLGISLFELKTA; via the coding sequence ATGAGAAATTGTCAAGTGCGTCTTAACATGAATTATGAGATCTACATCGAAGAAAGCTCACCTGTCAGAGTATTGAGCAATGTTATAGATGAGATCTATCAAAAAGAAGAATACACGATAGTAAGCAAGTGGAATGGCGCCATACCCGAGGATATCATGATGAAGATACTCATCTACGGCTACATGAACGACTCTTTTTCAAGCCGTAAGATTGAACAGCTCTGCAAAAGGGATATCCATTTCATGTGGCTTCTCGATGGCTTTGGAGCTCCGGATCACAGCACTATCTCAAGATTTCGACAGAAAATGGGAGAACAGATTGAGCGTGTGTTTTACGCTGTTGTAAAGTATCTTTTGAATATGAAAGAGATAAGCGGTAAGAACCTGTTCATTGATGGCACCAAGATCGAAGCTAATGCAAACAGATATACATTCGTCTGGAAGAAGTCTGTATCCAAAAACGAACAGAAACTGCGAGTAAAACTGCCTGAGATACTTGATGAGATAAATTATGCTTATGGTGTGAGATTCCCCGAAAATACGCCAGTTTCGGATATGATCGGTACACTTTCTTCACTTATGATAAAATTTGGTATTGAACGAGTTTACGGAAAAGGACATCATAAATCATCATATCAGAAAGCACTTGAAAAGCTGGAAGGATATCGCGATAAAATGGCACAGTATGACTATTACAACAGCCTTTTTGACGGAAGGAACAGCTTTTCAAAGACAGATACCGATGCAACATTCATGCACATGAAGGAAGACCATATGAGAAACGGTCAGCTGAAACCCGGATACAACATACAGGCAGCAGTGGAAGGCGAGTATATTGTAGGTATAGACGTTTCAAGCGAACGGAGCGATGTAAATACGCTGATCCCGTTTCTGTCAAAGCTCAACGATCTGGAGCTGTTTGTATTGAAAAACATCATCTGTGATGCGGGTTATGAGAGCGAGGAGAACTATCTTTATATCAGATCACATAACATGACCTCATACATAAAACCCGTAAATTATGAGCAGAGCAAAAAGCGGAATTATCGTACAAAATACGGCAGACCCGAGAATATGGAATACCACGAAATGGGCGATATTTTCGTATGCAAAGCCGGCAGGATACTTTGGAGAGTCGGGACTAAACACGAAAAAAGCAAGACGGGATTCGTTTCCGAAAAAGCTATGTACAGATGTGAAAGCTGCGAAGGTTGTCCCTACAAACAGAACTGTACAAAAGCAAAAGGAAACAAGACGCTGTCTATATCGCATAAGTTCAAAGAACTGAGAACAGAAAGCCTGGAAAATATAACGACCGAATTCGGAAAACAGCTCAGAATGAACCGAAGCATACAGGCTGAAGGCGTATTCGGAGTGCTGAAACAGGATCATGGCTTCAGAAGATTCCTGTGCAGGGGCAAAAATAACATCAGAACTGAGTTCCTTTTGCTGGGACTTGCATACAACATAAAGAAGCATTTTGCTAAGATCTCAGAAAACCGACTTGGAATTTCTCTTTTTGAACTGAAAACGGCATAA
- a CDS encoding sporulation initiation factor Spo0A C-terminal domain-containing protein, producing MIIEEKEELLAAKLADRLKKENINAVANGTVLKVQDYTFVLQSSNEQPIHCGVRYEMPSGYGEETLYSYIKMTVSTPLERKIEDMTIDTILSLGISRALKGYLYLAESIVMCVVKPDKLYCLSKDVYPEIAQKYGVDMSCVERSIRHAITKAYSEDPTPMRAMFRRPIQRPKCQELIAECADTIRRVFY from the coding sequence ATGATCATTGAAGAAAAAGAAGAACTGCTCGCGGCAAAGCTTGCAGACAGATTAAAGAAAGAAAATATAAATGCTGTTGCAAATGGTACTGTACTCAAAGTGCAGGACTATACATTCGTACTGCAAAGTTCAAATGAACAGCCCATACACTGTGGGGTTAGGTACGAAATGCCTTCCGGATACGGTGAGGAGACACTCTACAGCTACATAAAAATGACCGTTTCTACCCCGCTGGAAAGAAAAATAGAGGATATGACAATAGATACCATACTTTCCCTGGGAATATCCCGTGCACTGAAAGGATATCTGTATCTTGCCGAATCGATAGTAATGTGTGTTGTAAAACCGGATAAGCTTTATTGCCTGAGCAAGGATGTTTATCCTGAGATCGCTCAAAAATACGGCGTTGATATGTCCTGCGTAGAACGAAGCATACGCCACGCCATAACCAAAGCCTATTCCGAGGACCCGACACCAATGCGTGCAATGTTCAGAAGACCGATACAACGCCCAAAATGTCAGGAACTGATAGCTGAATGTGCGGATACTATCAGGCGTGTGTTTTATTGA
- a CDS encoding aldo/keto reductase: MKMQNVVNGPQNVSSIILGCMRMPALTVAEAAKMISCAAELGINFYDHATVYGEGEAETRFGDAFPLTGLKREDVILQSKCGLHFDRGEFDWTQKDILESVDGSLKRLKTDHLDVLLLHRPDVLFDPEEIAETFDMLEKSGKVLHFGVSNVTPGQLELLKKFVKQPLVFNQLQLSLDQSQLIDAGLYINNTTTDRSTDRDNGILDYCRLHDITIQAWSPLQISMFKGCFVDHPDYPELNAVLAKLGEKYGVAKTAIAIAWILRHPAKMQAIAGTMNPDHLKDICDATKVELTHHEWYELYLASGKFLP; encoded by the coding sequence ATGAAAATGCAGAATGTAGTTAACGGACCTCAGAACGTATCCAGCATAATCCTCGGCTGTATGAGAATGCCTGCCCTCACTGTTGCTGAGGCAGCAAAGATGATCTCATGTGCAGCTGAGCTGGGTATAAACTTCTATGACCACGCTACCGTTTACGGTGAAGGTGAAGCCGAGACACGTTTCGGTGATGCTTTCCCCCTCACAGGTCTCAAAAGAGAAGATGTTATTCTCCAGAGCAAATGCGGACTTCATTTTGACCGCGGTGAGTTTGACTGGACACAGAAAGATATCCTTGAAAGCGTTGACGGAAGTCTTAAAAGGCTGAAGACCGATCATCTCGATGTACTTCTGCTGCACCGTCCCGATGTTCTTTTCGATCCCGAGGAGATAGCTGAGACATTTGATATGCTGGAAAAGAGCGGAAAAGTACTGCACTTCGGTGTCAGCAACGTTACTCCCGGTCAGCTGGAACTTCTGAAAAAGTTTGTTAAACAGCCGCTGGTATTCAATCAGCTTCAGCTCTCTCTCGATCAGTCACAGCTGATAGATGCGGGACTTTACATCAACAATACCACCACAGACCGTTCAACCGACAGGGACAACGGAATTCTTGATTACTGCCGTCTGCACGATATCACAATTCAGGCATGGTCACCTCTGCAGATCAGCATGTTCAAAGGCTGTTTCGTAGATCACCCCGATTATCCCGAGTTAAATGCCGTTCTTGCAAAGCTGGGTGAAAAATACGGCGTTGCCAAAACAGCTATCGCCATCGCATGGATACTCAGGCATCCCGCAAAAATGCAGGCTATCGCAGGAACAATGAACCCCGATCACCTTAAAGATATCTGCGATGCTACAAAAGTTGAACTAACACATCACGAATGGTATGAACTCTATCTGGCATCAGGTAAATTCCTGCCATAA
- a CDS encoding flavodoxin family protein → MKKVAVIWSSPNKNGLTASSKEQISNGIADAGAEVCEIHLNSKNINHCRACGNGWGTCNKNGSCVIGDDFADIYNTLKEADGIVWISAVYWSDMTECFKAFFDRLRRCDATFSHSLTEKRCMLIACAGGTGRGTLECLTQLERGLVHMGMRAYDRIPVVRFNKDYMLPALYDAGKTYADRLENGFDMYY, encoded by the coding sequence ATGAAAAAAGTAGCAGTAATATGGTCGAGCCCGAATAAAAACGGTCTGACAGCATCTTCAAAAGAACAGATTTCAAATGGTATTGCCGATGCAGGTGCCGAGGTCTGTGAGATACACCTTAACAGCAAAAATATTAACCATTGCCGCGCCTGCGGAAACGGATGGGGTACCTGCAACAAAAATGGCTCTTGCGTTATCGGGGACGACTTTGCCGATATTTACAACACCCTCAAAGAAGCCGACGGTATCGTATGGATAAGCGCTGTTTACTGGTCTGATATGACCGAGTGTTTCAAGGCTTTCTTTGACAGACTTCGCCGCTGTGATGCCACATTCAGCCACTCCCTTACCGAAAAGCGCTGTATGCTGATAGCCTGCGCAGGCGGTACAGGCAGAGGAACTCTCGAATGTCTTACCCAGCTTGAACGTGGTCTTGTTCACATGGGTATGCGCGCATATGACCGTATCCCCGTTGTTCGTTTCAACAAGGATTATATGCTCCCCGCACTTTATGATGCAGGCAAGACATATGCTGATCGTCTTGAAAACGGGTTTGATATGTATTACTAA
- a CDS encoding NUDIX hydrolase, producing the protein MELWDLYDGEGNRTGEVWKRRYGNFLEIPMGRYHLVSDVLVQHRDGTFLLCKRHTSKDVYPGYWEAGAGGSAVQGENAEECARRELFEETGLTAENLELINIAFSDKSHSLVYCFTATVDCPKNAVVLQDTETTEYKWVDAAGLIEYSESDLAIKTSVKRYEKFYDKVRAMLK; encoded by the coding sequence ATGGAATTATGGGATCTGTACGACGGTGAAGGAAACAGAACGGGAGAAGTCTGGAAACGCAGATACGGAAATTTTCTTGAGATACCAATGGGTCGTTACCATTTGGTGAGTGATGTACTGGTACAGCATAGGGACGGCACTTTTCTTCTGTGTAAAAGACATACCAGTAAAGATGTTTACCCCGGATACTGGGAAGCAGGTGCGGGAGGTTCTGCGGTGCAGGGTGAAAATGCCGAAGAATGTGCAAGGCGTGAGTTGTTTGAAGAAACAGGTCTTACGGCGGAAAACCTTGAACTGATAAATATAGCATTCAGCGATAAAAGTCATAGTCTGGTATACTGTTTTACTGCGACCGTCGATTGCCCAAAGAACGCAGTTGTTCTTCAGGATACTGAAACGACGGAATACAAATGGGTAGATGCGGCAGGACTGATAGAGTATTCGGAATCAGATCTTGCTATCAAGACCAGTGTGAAAAGATACGAAAAATTCTATGATAAAGTTCGGGCTATGCTGAAATAA